A segment of the Camelina sativa cultivar DH55 unplaced genomic scaffold, Cs unpScaffold04191, whole genome shotgun sequence genome:
TTCTGAACCCAATACAGCAGATAATCTCTTACTGTTTGATTCTGAAAACAAGTCAGTTGAAGGAGAAAGAAATTTGAGATATCCTAATAGGCAAAACAGAACTTCTGAGTCAGAACGATCCTCCAAAGCAAATACCAACCAGAATAccaaagaaacagaagattctgCCATCTTTCGCCCGTATGCTCGAAGGAACAGATCAAAGATTAATCGGGATCCATCACGGTCAAGCTCTACGGATTTAGTTCAGAATCGTGGTGGTCTTGCAACGTCTATATCTATTCGCAGAGGATCAGTGGAAGGAAAGGGTTGCATTCCCGAAGCAGCGAATCAAAAGGATAGGCATACAACTTCCGTATCTTGTCCAATATTTGCAAATTCAAATGGTAATATCGTTCCAAAAAATATAGTTCCCAGCAATTCGCTGAATACTAAGGTGGA
Coding sequences within it:
- the LOC109131745 gene encoding chromatin modification-related protein EAF1 B-like; this translates as HNPHSEVKDSFALTASPHGDSVESSGRPGVPTNSEPNTADNLLLFDSENKSVEGERNLRYPNRQNRTSESERSSKANTNQNTKETEDSAIFRPYARRNRSKINRDPSRSSSTDLVQNRGGLATSISIRRGSVEGKGCIPEAANQKDRHTTSVSCPIFANSNGNIVPKNIVPSNSLNTKVDGEPVVRESTAGSKTSLLKDEADITYRKSSAYLSVGESGLA